DNA from Mobula hypostoma chromosome 4, sMobHyp1.1, whole genome shotgun sequence:
gaatctcatagcattttttgaggatgtaactagtagagtggataggggagaaccagtggatgtggtatatttggattttcaaaaggcttttgacaaggtcccacacaggagattagtgtgcaaacttaaagcacacggtattggtgtgggtggagaattggttagcagacaggaagcaaagagtgggaataaacgggaccttttcagaatggcaggcggtgactagtggggtaccgcaaggctcagtgctgggaccccagttgtttacaatatatattaatgacttggatgagggaattaaatgcagcatctccaagtttgcggatggcacgaagctgggtggcagtgttagctgtgaggaggatgctaagaggatgcagggtgacttggataggttgggtgagtgggcaaattcatggcagatgcaatttaatgtggataaatgtgaagttatccactttggtggcaaaaataggaaaacagattattatctgaatggtggccgattaggaaaaggggaggtgcaacgagacctgggtgtcattatacaccagtcattgaaagtgggcatgcaggtacagcaggcggtgaaaaaggcgaatggtatgctggcatttatagcgagaggattcgagtacaggagcagggaggtactactgcagttgtacaaggccttggtgagaccacacttggagtattgtgtgcagttttggtcccctaatctgaggaaagacatctttgccatagagggagtacaaagaaggttcaccagattgattcctgggatggcaggactttcatatgaagaaagactggatgaattgggcttgtactcgttggaatttagaaggttgaggggggatcggattgaaacgtataagatcctaaagggattggacaggctagatgcaggaagattgttcccgatgttggggaagtccagaacgaggggtcacagtttgaggatagcggggaagccttttaggaccgagatgaggaaaaacttcttcacacagagagtggtgaatctgtggaattctctgccacaggaaactgttgaggccagttcattggctatatttaagagggagttagatatggcccttgaggctacgggggtcagggggtatggagggaaggctggggcggggttctgagttggatgatcagccatgatcataatacatggtggtgcaggctcgaagggccgaatggcctactcctgcacctattttctatgtttctatgtttctatacagtaTGCAACAACAAATCTAAATGCAGCATCATAATCTTGATCACATTGCAGTTAATCATAGTTCATGATGCAGTGTGTGTGGCTGCACTCAACTAAAATGTAGAGAATCATTAAAGTGGTAAATGTGCCTCCTTCACAGTCACAGTGCCAGGAAGGAAGAAGTGCAGTTAGGCCAGAATGAAGCAACAAAGCTAGCCATTACTTTTTTGCACAAACAAAATGTTAACCAAGGGTTACTGACAATAAATTAAGACAAACTACAAGATTAATATAATGCATTGCTTTAAAGAAATGTAACTTCAGAAACTTTACTGGTACTTTAATCAAGGTTTGTAACTAGTTGTACCTGAGATAGTGCAGTATTCTCATTAAAATCCTGGCCTGAAAGAGGCACCTCTTGGAATACCACAAAATCAACAACTCAACAGAGACTGGGTGTGCAGACGTGAATGATGGGTGAGGTGCAACATTCATTAAATTTTCAACTGATTAAACTTTATTATCACTTCCAGCAACAGACTGAAATGAGTCATCAAGTTGATCAAGAAAACTAAATTCACAAACAAGCGACAAATGATCGGAAGGGTAATGAAATGATGGTAAACGATTAGGGCCGATCTGTTCCTCAGTGGGCAAATTAAGTAATCTATTCACAGCAAATGCATGCTGGGAATACCAAATGTAATCCAATGTAAGGCAGCTCTCACCAGAGGGTCGTATTTTCCACGTGGTAAAGGGAGGTTCTGATTGCCCATCCTCACTCAAGAGCTTATAGGCACTGTTCAGATTGAGCCTGGACTTTGTAAATTGTTTGTAAACATCCTCAGTGGGCTCTGCATTGAAGTCTCCACACACAATAAGGGGAATACCAGCCCCCGTTATGTTTTCTAGGTTCTGAAGTAGGTCACAGCCTTGTGATGAACGAAACCGCTCCCAGCCACTGCAAGCTTTGAGGTGTGTAACTGCAACACAAAACATTCTGCCAGTTTCTATACACCGGAGTGTCTGTATAATGGCTACTTGATTGGTCTGCAACATCTTGGCCACCAGTCTTAACGTGACACTGTTGATCAATTCAAACCTCTCCCGAAGAAAAAACAAAGCACATCCATCTGGTCCATTGTTATGCTCTACAGCCAAACAAGGAGAAAATGGTTTGGGAAAGAAGGTTGAATGATAACCTAACCCACTGAGAACTGGCTGGAAGGTGTCAAAGTAATGATCTACTTCTTGCAGGCACAGGATATCCGGGCGGTAGGTCAGAATCTCCTCCAGGATAAGGTATTTACGCTCTGACCACTTCAAAGCTTCTCTTGGACATTTGATAAAGTTATCCTTCCATTCTCCAAGAGCTACAAGAGAATTAGAAGAATATAAATcaaaatactgtatatcagtAAATAGTAAATAAGTTCTTTACATTTCATTGTTGAACATCAAAGCCAGCACAGGAAGAAAAATGCCATAAACAAACTGAGTCGTACTGCCAAAATGTTGTGAATATGGGTAGGTCTTTGAGGCAGGACAACTATGAATTGAATGGTACtatatctaaaaaaaatatgACAGTGCATTTAACAAGAGGGGCTCTCTATGCAGATTGTGCCTCAAGCAAGATTTTCTACTGAACTGAAACCAAAACTTAAAATTTGTGTACAATATGGAGATATGTTTGAATGATAcaggagggaaacaggaatggaaaagtgaaatttgcagtaaattcaagaaatcaatgttctcattcccattttctctctcacctttttcCTTAACCTGCCCACCATCCCCTtacccctctggtgctcctcctctttcccttccctttcttccatggtgttctaccctctccgatcagattccctctccttcagccctttatctctttcaccaatcaacttcccagctctttacttcatcccacctcctggtttcacctatcaactagttcttcttcctcctcttccccccaccttcttactctgaccttaTCTTTTCTTCCCCAGTCCTCATGAagattctcggcccgaaacttcaactatttattcatttctatagatgctgcctaccctgctgagttcctccagcattttgtgtgtgttgccttggcatttccagcatctgcagattttctcttgttaatgaaATAGTGAGAATACTTTCCCCTAACAATGATTCACCCATTCTGGTGCAAGACAGGGACATCTTACAAAGATGAGCAACATGCCTCATTTGTCATGTTGGCTGCAACTAAAGATACTGTAAACCTACTTCCAACCACATCTCAATGCAGTAAAAAACATACTGGAAAAGGCACAATCCAATTTTCAATGCCAATATTTTTATAAAATGGGATAGAATATGACCGGAAGTCagaattttaaaaactattttgagatacagtccagaacaggcccttccagcccttcgagctgtacCGCCCAATAACACCTGGTTCAACCCCCCAATTTAGGATTAAATTGTTCTAAttgtttaaaatgaccaattaacctactaactggtatgtctttggactgtgggagaaaacccacacgttccacagGGAAGGCTTATAGACTCCTTACAGGgaatgtcggaattgaactcagaacttcAATGGCCCGACCTGTAATAAtgtcgcactaaccac
Protein-coding regions in this window:
- the LOC134345648 gene encoding nocturnin-like isoform X2; protein product: MWELLPITSLVQPLYGLSNPQLQRLEKFMLQRIRIQEQVCSMGTSATRLYSTLAPTITDNGIPQTQEEYVVETDLEPVDPTDPNDILKECQQVLENRPPRLKRDFLYLRKSSQAGDCRPIKVLQWNILAQALGEWKDNFIKCPREALKWSERKYLILEEILTYRPDILCLQEVDHYFDTFQPVLSGLGYHSTFFPKPFSPCLAVEHNNGPDGCALFFLRERFELINSVTLRLVAKMLQTNQVAIIQTLRCIETGRMFCVAVTHLKACSGWERFRSSQGCDLLQNLENITGAGIPLIVCGDFNAEPTEDVYKQFTKSRLNLNSAYKLLSEDGQSEPPFTTWKIRPSGESCLTLDYIWYSQHAFAVNRLLNLPTEEQIGPNRLPSFHYPSDHLSLVCEFSFLDQLDDSFQSVAGSDNKV
- the LOC134345648 gene encoding nocturnin-like isoform X1; translated protein: MYQVPARLCVTLFQRDLLQLMSGPSPVFRRRPPLRKTDSAVGASDTLVPEAAAATATATGGGAAGVSFTAAAVCSMGTSATRLYSTLAPTITDNGIPQTQEEYVVETDLEPVDPTDPNDILKECQQVLENRPPRLKRDFLYLRKSSQAGDCRPIKVLQWNILAQALGEWKDNFIKCPREALKWSERKYLILEEILTYRPDILCLQEVDHYFDTFQPVLSGLGYHSTFFPKPFSPCLAVEHNNGPDGCALFFLRERFELINSVTLRLVAKMLQTNQVAIIQTLRCIETGRMFCVAVTHLKACSGWERFRSSQGCDLLQNLENITGAGIPLIVCGDFNAEPTEDVYKQFTKSRLNLNSAYKLLSEDGQSEPPFTTWKIRPSGESCLTLDYIWYSQHAFAVNRLLNLPTEEQIGPNRLPSFHYPSDHLSLVCEFSFLDQLDDSFQSVAGSDNKV